The genomic interval TTTGACTTTATAGATTTGTTAAAAGCGCCTTGTATTTCAATTGGCGGGACATACATTTTCTCAAGAATACATTCTCCCAATGAATATGCCAGAATTGACCTTCTTGAAAAAACAACCAGATGTATGGTAAAAATCATTGACAATATTTCAACAACCCCCTTATAGACCATCTGGCATTGGTTGATTGATTGATTTTACTTATAAGTATGAAAAGGGTTTTTACTATTATTGGGTTTTGAAGGGACAGGTGAAGGGGACAAATATAAGGACATTGATAATGATTACTTGCAAGATTGGAAGGAAACCATAGTAAAGAAAGTAGACGACAAAAATGACGACATTAAGAAGATAAATGAATACCTACTTCACATTGCAAGGATTATTGATTATCCTAACCTGAATGTATCAGAATATTTGACTCAGATAGATGAAATAGGGAAAAAACTAAGTTTAAAAATAAAATACTCAAAGAGTATGAGGCCTACTCAGATTATTGAAAAATATAATGATTTTTTCTTTGAAGAGCAAGGATTCAAACCTAACACAAGCGATTATTACAATCCGGTTAATAATTATTTAAACATAGTATTAGAAAAAAGAACAGGAATTCCAATAACACTTTCGTTATTATATATTCACATTGTAAGTTTTCTGAATTTTGAATTATTCCCTGTTAATTTTCCATCTCATTTTTTGATTAAATATGTGTTAGATGAAGAAGCAAATGACTTTATAGTAATTGATCCGTTTAATAAAGGTCGAATAATAGACGACTATGTATTACAAGATCTTTTAAAAAAGGCACATCCTGGATTAGATATATCCGTTTCCAAAGACTTGCTTGAGAAAGCAAAGCCTACACAAATCCTAACTAGAATCTTGAACAACCTAAAAAATGGGTATTCTGAGGTAGATGATCTTAACAAGATTATGAAAATAAATGAAATGATCCTTTCATTGGATAATTCAAACCCTGATGGGATAAGAGATAAGGGAATAATTTTGTATAGGAACAAAGAATATGAACAGGCTTTAGAAAATCTCTATAAATATATCGAATTAAATCCGGAAGCAAATGATATTGACAGTATATTAGAGCTGGTAAAACAAATAAGAAATTTACTTTCAAGTTAGATATCGATAAATCGGAGATAGTTTAGTTTTATGCAACAAGTATTAAAGTTGTAGTTAACCTGCAAAAAAAATCTAGTTCTTTTGGCAGTCAAAATTGCAATTTTATTAAAAAAACTATTCGTTTATATCTAAGAAATATGCGATTTTTGTTAAATACAATGAGACAATTATCAAACTGATTTGGTTGGTAAGTTGGCTTTACTTCTAACAATAACAAGAATAATTTGAATTGAAATTGGATATTTACATAATAAATTAGATTTGGTAAATCAAACTGATTTTATTAATAATAACAAGATAATTCATAAAACTAGACATTCTTATTAATTTTAACGAACAATTCTTTAGCATTCTTCCTTGCTTCTTCGGTTATTTCTTCGTTAAAAATAGTATTACTCAATGAGTCAAGCACTACTTGCCACTCCTTTTCAGTCAATTGAATACTTTTTTTATCGGTGTTGCCCATGCTAAAATTTTAGTTTTCTGTAATAAAATCTTATTTACGGCTATCACTTTAAGAACGGCTACTCAAAGTAATTGCAGTTATTGTAAAGTGAGAATTTAGGCGGTAAGGAATGTCAAGTAAGAGAGAAAATTTTGGACAGTAATTGAACAAATGAAAAACAGAACAAAAGTAATCTACGGAGTTGGATAGAGCAGTAAAGAGAGAAAGGGATTGGGCACGAAACCTATGCAAAGTTGAATACAATCAAGTAAATAAGGTAGCAATATTGCGCTCCTAGTTTTCATGTCCTTTTTGAAATAATAAAAAATCCATGCGCTGAAATGATCAAAGCAGCCAAAGACATCTTTGTAGCAAATACCAAGTTCCATGGAGTA from Candidatus Nitrosocosmicus hydrocola carries:
- a CDS encoding SirB1 family protein, with translation MGFEGTGEGDKYKDIDNDYLQDWKETIVKKVDDKNDDIKKINEYLLHIARIIDYPNLNVSEYLTQIDEIGKKLSLKIKYSKSMRPTQIIEKYNDFFFEEQGFKPNTSDYYNPVNNYLNIVLEKRTGIPITLSLLYIHIVSFLNFELFPVNFPSHFLIKYVLDEEANDFIVIDPFNKGRIIDDYVLQDLLKKAHPGLDISVSKDLLEKAKPTQILTRILNNLKNGYSEVDDLNKIMKINEMILSLDNSNPDGIRDKGIILYRNKEYEQALENLYKYIELNPEANDIDSILELVKQIRNLLSS